In the genome of Nocardioides marmoribigeumensis, one region contains:
- a CDS encoding NAD(P)H-binding protein → MSPGSAHQSTDQIRTVLVAGATGFVGRRLCPALEDKGYEVRAMTRHPETYSGPGEAVFGDVHDASTLTDALKGVDAAYYLVHSLDSPDFERLDREAAQAFGRAAAEAGVRRIVYLGGLGSDEDILSAHLRSRREVEKHLGDAGVPVTSLRAGIVIGHDGLSWEMTRQLVERLPMMITPRWVRTRTQPVALSDVVRYLVAVLDVPETSGRPLEVGGPDVLSYAEMMRRVARHQGRTILVLPVPVLSPHLSSHWLNLVTDVDTAAGRSLVDSMVNEVVVNDHTLERLVPLDLRTFDEAIGEAFEERERELAQASGWKARLRAKLPMSLSYKVPIRHEESDAVRRHRRRVVAGTSLVGAGLLGYGLSTKPGSKAFYGATLATAGIYTAGGLASGPLHLGWIQLQDRSLNRPIITPILTGAGAFGVFYVGAHVVKLVPPLGKAVATVLQFADEGDEKLLYLTTLSNGVAEEIFFRGAVYAALQDLHPTLTSTGVYMVATIPTRNPMLVFAAGLMGLLWGAQRRASNGLQAPVLTHLTWSTLMLRYLPPVFADVVPEQTRGARAEVARHQPRAVRAVSAAVEAPTTAPGLLRRWLR, encoded by the coding sequence ATGAGTCCGGGGAGCGCGCACCAGTCCACCGACCAGATCCGCACCGTCCTGGTCGCCGGCGCGACCGGCTTCGTCGGCCGGCGCCTGTGCCCCGCGCTGGAGGACAAGGGCTACGAGGTGCGCGCGATGACCCGCCACCCCGAGACCTACTCGGGGCCGGGTGAGGCGGTGTTCGGCGACGTCCACGACGCCTCGACGCTCACCGACGCGCTCAAGGGCGTCGACGCGGCGTACTACCTCGTGCACTCGCTGGACTCGCCCGACTTCGAGCGGCTCGACCGCGAGGCGGCCCAGGCGTTCGGCCGGGCGGCGGCCGAGGCCGGGGTCCGGCGCATCGTCTACCTCGGCGGCCTCGGCTCCGACGAGGACATCCTCTCGGCCCACCTGCGCAGCCGTCGCGAGGTGGAGAAGCACCTCGGCGACGCCGGGGTGCCCGTCACCTCGCTGCGGGCCGGCATCGTCATCGGCCACGACGGGCTGTCGTGGGAGATGACCCGCCAGCTCGTCGAGCGGCTCCCGATGATGATCACCCCGCGCTGGGTCAGGACGCGCACCCAGCCGGTCGCCCTGAGCGACGTCGTCCGCTACCTCGTCGCCGTCCTCGACGTGCCCGAGACCTCCGGCCGACCGCTCGAGGTGGGCGGCCCCGACGTGCTGTCCTACGCCGAGATGATGCGCCGCGTCGCACGCCACCAGGGCCGCACCATCCTCGTCCTGCCGGTCCCCGTCCTCTCGCCCCACCTGTCCTCGCACTGGCTCAACCTGGTCACCGACGTCGATACCGCCGCCGGCCGCTCCCTGGTCGACTCGATGGTCAACGAGGTCGTGGTCAACGACCACACGCTCGAGCGGCTGGTCCCGCTGGACCTGCGCACCTTCGACGAGGCGATCGGGGAGGCCTTCGAGGAGCGCGAGCGCGAGCTCGCCCAGGCCAGCGGGTGGAAGGCGCGCCTGCGCGCCAAGCTCCCGATGTCCCTGTCCTACAAGGTGCCGATCCGGCACGAGGAGTCCGACGCCGTACGCCGGCACCGGCGCCGGGTGGTCGCCGGCACGTCCCTGGTCGGTGCGGGCCTGCTCGGCTACGGCCTGAGCACCAAGCCCGGCTCGAAGGCGTTCTACGGCGCCACGCTCGCCACCGCCGGCATCTACACCGCCGGGGGGCTGGCCTCCGGCCCCCTCCACCTGGGCTGGATCCAGCTGCAGGACCGGTCGCTCAATCGCCCGATCATCACCCCGATCCTCACCGGCGCGGGTGCCTTCGGCGTCTTCTACGTCGGCGCCCACGTCGTCAAGCTCGTGCCGCCGCTGGGCAAGGCGGTTGCCACCGTCCTCCAGTTCGCCGACGAGGGCGACGAGAAGCTGCTCTACCTCACCACCCTGTCCAACGGGGTCGCCGAGGAGATCTTCTTCCGCGGCGCGGTCTACGCCGCCCTGCAGGACCTGCACCCCACGCTGACCAGCACCGGTGTCTACATGGTCGCCACGATCCCGACGCGCAACCCGATGCTGGTCTTCGCAGCCGGCCTCATGGGCCTGCTCTGGGGGGCCCAGCGACGCGCCAGCAACGGGCTCCAGGCGCCGGTCCTGACCCACCTCACCTGGTCCACCCTGATGCTGCGCTACCTCCCGCCCGTCTTCGCCGACGTCGTGCCCGAGCAGACCCGCGGCGCCCGCGCCGAGGTCGCGCGGCACCAGCCCCGCGCGGTGCGCGCCGTGTCGGCGGCCGTGGAAGCCCCCACCACCGCTCCGGGGCTGCTGCGCCGCTGGCTACGCTGA
- a CDS encoding M15 family metallopeptidase → MRRAALALPGLGLALVLAACGSGSPLEPRTATSSSPSSAAPRPSHRPPATSATSRPSRTTPTRRPVLDTWQVGAHVLPRRPDGFGVVRPTPPELRVRRLATTDALPGPTDGRFHSSSRTMTPALARRLELAWSPGCPVALGDLRLLDLAFHGFDGELHTGQLVVRADVAGEVVEVFRRLFAARFPIEQMRVVTQADLVAPPTGDGNNTAAYACRATRGSTSWSAHAYGLAVDVDPFMNPYTRDGSDLVLPELASSYLDRSWRRPGMVLPGGPVTRAFSAVGWTWGGTFSTVHDPMHFSADGR, encoded by the coding sequence ATGCGCCGGGCCGCCCTCGCCCTCCCCGGCCTCGGCCTGGCGCTCGTCCTGGCGGCCTGCGGCTCCGGGTCGCCGCTCGAGCCCCGCACGGCCACGTCGAGCTCCCCCTCTTCCGCCGCGCCGCGCCCGTCGCACCGGCCTCCCGCCACGTCCGCGACCTCGCGACCCTCGCGCACGACCCCGACCCGGCGACCCGTCCTCGACACCTGGCAGGTCGGCGCCCACGTGCTCCCGCGCCGGCCGGACGGCTTCGGCGTCGTACGCCCCACCCCGCCGGAGCTCAGGGTGCGCCGCCTGGCCACCACCGACGCCCTCCCCGGGCCCACCGACGGACGGTTCCACTCCTCCTCGCGGACGATGACCCCTGCGCTGGCGCGACGGCTCGAGCTCGCCTGGTCCCCGGGCTGCCCCGTGGCGCTGGGGGACCTGCGGCTGCTGGACCTGGCCTTCCACGGGTTCGACGGGGAGCTCCACACGGGGCAGCTGGTGGTCCGCGCCGACGTCGCGGGCGAGGTCGTCGAGGTGTTCCGGCGGCTGTTCGCCGCGCGGTTCCCGATCGAGCAGATGCGGGTGGTGACCCAGGCCGACCTCGTCGCACCGCCGACCGGCGACGGCAACAACACCGCCGCCTACGCCTGCCGCGCGACGCGGGGCTCGACCTCGTGGTCCGCGCACGCCTACGGGCTGGCCGTCGACGTCGACCCGTTCATGAACCCCTACACCCGCGACGGCTCCGACCTGGTGCTGCCCGAGCTCGCGTCGTCGTACCTCGACCGCTCCTGGCGACGTCCCGGCATGGTGCTCCCGGGAGGGCCGGTGACCCGTGCCTTCTCCGCGGTCGGCTGGACCTGGGGCGGGACGTTCTCGACCGTCCACGACCCGATGCACTTCTCCGCCGACGGGCGCTGA